In Leptotrichia sp. OH3620_COT-345, the following proteins share a genomic window:
- a CDS encoding GNAT family N-acetyltransferase, whose product MIFSLKEYRLKNGKKYSIRSAEESDSKDIIKYRQEVTSETNFLLTYPEEIDTNIEKMMKYLRDFEKSTDRLFLLVYMNGEIIGMCSIVPILERIKVKHRTTFGLTVKKEFQGMGVGNILMNEIIENARKMNYEQIELEVYSNNKNAIKLYEKHGFQKWGEIPNGYKLKDGTYNNCIKMGKFLKK is encoded by the coding sequence ATGATTTTTTCTTTAAAAGAATATAGACTGAAAAATGGTAAAAAATATAGTATAAGAAGTGCTGAAGAAAGTGATTCCAAAGATATAATAAAATACAGACAGGAAGTAACTTCAGAAACGAACTTTCTGCTGACTTATCCTGAAGAGATAGATACAAATATTGAAAAAATGATGAAATATTTAAGGGATTTTGAAAAAAGCACTGACAGATTATTTTTGCTTGTTTATATGAACGGTGAGATAATAGGAATGTGTAGTATAGTTCCTATTTTAGAACGTATCAAAGTAAAACATCGAACAACATTCGGATTAACAGTGAAAAAAGAATTTCAGGGAATGGGTGTCGGGAATATTCTAATGAATGAAATTATTGAAAATGCAAGGAAAATGAATTATGAACAGATAGAATTGGAAGTTTATTCAAATAACAAAAATGCAATAAAATTATATGAAAAACACGGCTTTCAAAAATGGGGAGAGATTCCAAACGGTTATAAGCTGAAAGATGGAACTTATAATAACTGTATAAAAATGGGAAAATTTTTGAAAAAGTAA
- a CDS encoding phosphopentomutase — MKDISRVTLIVLDSVGAGELPDAKDFDDVGSNTLGNMAKATGGMSLPNMGRLGLGNITEILGTSPVENAEGAYGKAAEVSMGKDSTTGHWEIAGVPLERPFPSYANGFSDEVIKEFEEKTGRKVMLNKPMSGTAAIDEYGEEQIKTGKWIVYGSADPVFQIAANEDVIPLDELYKACEIALEICNEKSPVSRVIARPYIGKKVGEFQRTANRHDFSIDPPKESMLERIKKAGFDVVGIGKTSDLFNGKGITDNRKANQDNLDGIKKTVAALKENTKGLIFTNLVDFDAVYGHRRNPEGYVNALKEFDEWLPEIQKNLKDDEILIITADHGNDPTYKGTDHTREYIPILIYGKKIKKNVNIGIRKTFADIAATIEEILLGTEKEGSFAKEIL; from the coding sequence ATGAAAGATATAAGTAGAGTAACATTAATAGTTCTGGACAGTGTAGGAGCGGGAGAACTTCCCGATGCAAAGGATTTTGACGATGTAGGTTCAAATACATTAGGAAATATGGCAAAAGCTACAGGAGGTATGAGTTTGCCTAATATGGGAAGACTTGGACTTGGAAATATAACTGAAATACTTGGAACATCTCCTGTTGAAAATGCTGAAGGCGCATACGGAAAAGCCGCTGAAGTTTCTATGGGAAAAGATTCCACAACCGGACACTGGGAAATAGCAGGAGTACCTTTAGAAAGACCGTTTCCAAGTTATGCTAACGGTTTTTCGGATGAAGTGATAAAAGAATTTGAAGAAAAAACTGGAAGAAAAGTTATGCTGAACAAACCTATGTCCGGAACTGCAGCTATTGATGAATATGGTGAGGAGCAGATAAAAACAGGAAAATGGATAGTGTACGGTTCAGCCGATCCTGTGTTCCAGATTGCAGCGAATGAAGATGTAATACCTTTGGATGAGCTGTATAAGGCATGTGAAATAGCTCTTGAAATATGTAATGAAAAATCTCCTGTTTCAAGGGTAATTGCGAGACCATATATCGGGAAAAAAGTAGGAGAATTTCAACGAACTGCCAATAGACACGACTTTTCCATAGATCCTCCCAAAGAATCAATGTTGGAAAGAATTAAAAAGGCAGGATTTGATGTAGTGGGAATAGGAAAGACAAGTGATTTGTTCAACGGAAAAGGAATTACCGATAACAGGAAAGCCAATCAGGATAATCTGGACGGGATAAAAAAGACTGTTGCAGCATTGAAAGAAAATACAAAAGGACTTATATTTACCAATCTTGTAGATTTTGATGCTGTCTATGGACATAGGAGAAATCCTGAAGGCTATGTAAATGCTTTAAAGGAATTTGACGAATGGCTACCTGAAATACAGAAAAATTTGAAAGATGATGAAATACTTATAATAACTGCCGATCATGGTAATGATCCTACATACAAGGGAACGGACCATACGAGAGAATACATACCGATACTCATTTACGGGAAAAAAATCAAGAAAAATGTAAATATTGGGATAAGAAAAACTTTTGCAGATATAGCGGCTACTATTGAAGAGATTTTACTGGGCACTGAAAAAGAAGGAAGTTTTGCAAAAGAAATATTATAA
- the deoC gene encoding deoxyribose-phosphate aldolase produces the protein MEINKYIDHTTLKAAVQKNEIKKLCDEAKEYRFYSVCVNGANVKYAYEQVKDSDVKVAAVVGFPLGAMSKEAKVFEAKKAIEDGASEIDMVINVGALKDREYDYVEQEIKEIKQAIGENILKVIIETCYLTDDEKRKACELSLNAKADFVKTSTGFGTGGATFEDVELMKSVVGDKAQVKASGGVKDMKTALKYIELGATRLGTSSGIEIIKGMEIEEGKY, from the coding sequence ATGGAAATAAATAAATACATAGATCATACTACATTAAAAGCTGCAGTTCAGAAAAATGAAATAAAAAAATTATGTGATGAAGCAAAAGAGTATAGATTTTATTCCGTTTGTGTAAATGGAGCAAATGTAAAATATGCTTATGAGCAGGTAAAAGACAGTGATGTAAAAGTTGCGGCAGTTGTAGGTTTTCCTTTAGGAGCAATGTCTAAAGAGGCAAAGGTATTTGAAGCTAAGAAAGCCATAGAAGACGGAGCTTCTGAAATAGACATGGTCATAAATGTAGGGGCACTGAAAGACCGAGAATATGATTATGTAGAACAGGAAATAAAAGAAATAAAGCAGGCGATAGGAGAAAATATTTTAAAAGTTATAATAGAAACGTGTTATCTGACTGATGATGAAAAAAGGAAAGCATGTGAATTGTCTTTAAATGCCAAAGCGGACTTTGTAAAAACTTCGACAGGTTTTGGAACGGGAGGAGCAACTTTTGAAGATGTGGAACTTATGAAATCCGTGGTAGGTGATAAAGCACAGGTAAAAGCAAGCGGAGGAGTGAAAGATATGAAAACTGCTCTAAAATATATAGAATTAGGAGCTACGAGATTAGGAACAAGCTCAGGAATAGAAATAATAAAAGGAATGGAAATTGAAGAAGGAAAATATTAG
- a CDS encoding thymidine phosphorylase, with product MRVVDLIEKKRDGKELSKEEISFLLSEYLNGNMPDYQMSSFLMATYFNDMTANELLEFTMTMKNSGDTISFDDVRRFLVDKHSTGGVGDKVTIVLAPILAALGMGTTKLSGKGLGHTGGTIDKFESIKGFSFSNTRDELVSIANKTGIGLMGYSDRIVPLDKKLYSLRDVTGTVPSIPLIASSIMSKKLAIQSDVIILDVKVGDGAFMKDKEHAKELAERMIEIGKGVGKKVKVVLSNMDEPLGYSIGNANEIIESIEMLKGKGPEDLKEVVYTIASLALKAKGEIEELPDGKEKIDKVINDRSALQKLSEFISESGGDGNLINNYNLLPQSKSVLEVFSKKEGYISKIKTEEIGKAAMIIGAGRATKDDIIDHAVGIKIFKKVGDKISTGEKIAEIYYNDGKNVETSKNMILQAYTIKNDKVNKQKAILEIIE from the coding sequence ATGAGAGTAGTAGACTTAATAGAGAAAAAGAGAGACGGAAAAGAACTTTCAAAAGAAGAAATTTCATTTCTCCTGAGTGAATATTTAAATGGAAATATGCCTGATTATCAGATGTCATCATTTTTAATGGCAACATACTTTAATGATATGACAGCAAATGAATTACTTGAATTTACCATGACAATGAAAAATTCAGGAGACACAATATCCTTTGATGATGTAAGAAGGTTTTTAGTAGATAAACACAGTACAGGAGGGGTTGGAGATAAAGTTACTATAGTACTTGCTCCTATTTTGGCAGCATTAGGTATGGGGACTACAAAACTTTCTGGAAAAGGACTTGGACATACAGGAGGGACAATAGATAAATTTGAATCTATAAAAGGATTTAGCTTTTCAAATACGAGAGATGAATTAGTTTCCATAGCGAATAAAACAGGAATAGGGCTTATGGGATACAGTGACAGAATTGTCCCTCTTGACAAAAAACTGTATTCTTTAAGGGATGTTACAGGAACTGTACCGAGTATTCCTTTGATTGCAAGCAGTATTATGAGTAAGAAGTTGGCAATACAGTCAGATGTCATAATACTGGATGTGAAAGTGGGGGACGGTGCTTTTATGAAAGATAAGGAGCATGCGAAAGAGTTGGCGGAAAGAATGATAGAAATAGGAAAAGGTGTCGGAAAAAAAGTGAAGGTAGTTTTAAGTAACATGGACGAACCTTTAGGATATTCTATAGGAAATGCCAATGAAATAATAGAGTCTATCGAAATGCTCAAAGGAAAAGGTCCTGAAGATTTAAAAGAAGTGGTTTATACTATAGCTTCTCTTGCATTAAAAGCAAAAGGTGAAATAGAAGAATTGCCGGATGGGAAGGAAAAAATAGATAAAGTGATAAATGACCGTTCCGCACTTCAGAAACTTTCGGAATTTATAAGTGAAAGCGGGGGAGATGGTAACCTTATTAATAATTATAATCTGCTTCCTCAGTCAAAATCAGTACTTGAAGTATTTTCTAAAAAAGAGGGATATATTTCAAAAATAAAAACTGAAGAAATTGGGAAAGCAGCTATGATAATAGGAGCGGGAAGAGCTACTAAAGACGATATAATAGATCATGCTGTAGGAATAAAAATATTTAAAAAAGTAGGAGATAAGATTTCAACAGGAGAAAAAATAGCTGAGATATATTATAACGACGGTAAAAATGTTGAAACGTCAAAAAATATGATTTTACAGGCATATACTATAAAAAATGATAAAGTTAATAAACAAAAAGCTATTTTAGAGATTATAGAATGA
- a CDS encoding BMP family protein, translating to MKKIVTAFSIIAALFLFVACGGSKPAEGEQKKDDMKTTVEKTDVKKSVAVVYSTGGKGDKSFNDAVFRGVEKAQKELGITFKEYEPKDPGAESKDALERFAETGEFDLIIGVGFTMKDSILAAANAYPDQKFAIIDENTNDTSNVASVMFKEYEGSFLVGALAAMMSKTGTVGFVGGLELPLIKRFQSGFEQGAKYINPDIKVLSVYIGGNSAFNDPASAKTKTETLIQQKADVVYHAAGGSGAGVFEGAKAKNVYAIGVDSNQDGLFPGTILTSMMKYVDVATFNLVKDTLEGKFPLQHQEFGVKEGYVGTTEFEFTRDKIGEENIKKLEQIKQDIKDGKIVVKPTL from the coding sequence ATGAAAAAAATTGTAACAGCTTTCAGTATTATAGCTGCGTTGTTTTTATTTGTAGCTTGTGGTGGTTCAAAGCCGGCAGAGGGAGAGCAGAAAAAAGATGATATGAAAACAACGGTCGAAAAAACTGATGTTAAGAAAAGTGTTGCTGTGGTTTATTCAACAGGAGGAAAAGGAGACAAGTCGTTTAATGACGCTGTTTTCAGAGGAGTCGAAAAAGCACAAAAAGAATTAGGGATTACATTCAAGGAATATGAGCCTAAAGATCCGGGTGCGGAATCGAAAGATGCTTTGGAAAGATTTGCTGAAACAGGTGAATTTGACCTTATTATCGGAGTAGGATTTACAATGAAAGATTCTATATTAGCAGCGGCAAATGCATATCCTGATCAGAAATTTGCAATAATTGATGAAAATACTAATGATACTTCCAATGTAGCTTCAGTAATGTTTAAAGAATATGAAGGTTCATTCCTTGTAGGAGCTTTGGCGGCAATGATGAGTAAAACCGGAACGGTAGGATTTGTAGGAGGATTAGAGCTTCCTTTAATTAAAAGATTTCAATCTGGATTTGAACAGGGAGCAAAATATATAAATCCGGATATAAAAGTTTTGTCAGTTTACATAGGAGGAAACAGTGCATTTAATGATCCTGCCTCTGCAAAAACTAAAACGGAAACTTTGATTCAACAAAAAGCGGATGTTGTATACCATGCAGCAGGAGGAAGCGGAGCAGGAGTATTTGAAGGTGCAAAAGCCAAAAATGTATATGCAATAGGTGTTGATTCCAATCAAGACGGATTATTCCCGGGAACAATTCTGACATCTATGATGAAATATGTAGATGTTGCAACGTTTAATCTTGTTAAAGATACTCTTGAAGGAAAGTTCCCTCTTCAACATCAGGAATTTGGAGTAAAAGAAGGATATGTTGGAACTACCGAGTTTGAATTTACAAGAGATAAAATTGGAGAAGAAAACATTAAGAAACTTGAACAGATAAAACAAGATATAAAAGATGGCAAAATAGTAGTTAAACCTACTTTATAG
- a CDS encoding ABC transporter permease: MNIFGIIGPLIEQTITISAPIMITAVGACIGERSGVVNIGLEGIMLSGAFATTVVNLATGNPYLGILAGIITGGLISLIHAVISINLKGNQIISGVAINLFSIAATSFLIKTIYGVAGTTPSADKLADYRIILVLMYGIAIGAHFFLFNTVTGLRIRAVGEHPLAADTVGISVYKIRYLGVILSGMFAGFGGAYLTAVVLRSFSSNMSAGRGFMAMAAMIFGKWNPLGAILASLLFGFGQAFSDYAKTVRLPIPQQFLTMIPYILTLLALVGFVGKSRAPKASGQPYEK; encoded by the coding sequence ATGAATATATTTGGAATTATAGGACCTTTAATTGAACAGACTATAACAATATCAGCACCTATAATGATTACTGCTGTGGGAGCATGTATAGGAGAACGTAGCGGTGTAGTAAATATAGGACTTGAAGGAATAATGCTGAGTGGAGCGTTTGCCACAACAGTTGTAAATCTTGCTACAGGTAATCCTTATTTGGGGATATTGGCAGGAATAATTACAGGAGGACTTATTTCACTTATTCATGCAGTAATCAGTATAAACTTGAAAGGTAACCAGATAATAAGCGGTGTAGCAATAAACCTGTTTTCAATAGCTGCAACATCATTTTTAATAAAAACTATATATGGAGTGGCAGGAACTACTCCTTCAGCTGATAAACTTGCAGATTACAGGATTATATTAGTTTTAATGTACGGAATTGCCATAGGAGCGCACTTTTTCCTTTTTAATACTGTAACGGGTCTTAGGATCAGAGCTGTTGGAGAACATCCCTTGGCAGCAGATACTGTGGGAATAAGTGTGTATAAAATAAGATATCTGGGAGTCATCCTTTCAGGAATGTTTGCAGGATTTGGAGGAGCATATTTGACAGCAGTAGTACTCAGATCCTTTTCAAGTAATATGTCCGCCGGAAGAGGATTTATGGCGATGGCTGCCATGATTTTCGGAAAATGGAATCCTTTGGGAGCCATACTGGCAAGTTTATTATTCGGCTTCGGACAGGCTTTTTCCGATTATGCAAAAACAGTGAGATTGCCTATACCTCAACAGTTTCTTACAATGATACCTTATATATTGACATTGCTTGCATTAGTAGGTTTTGTAGGAAAATCAAGGGCTCCAAAAGCGTCGGGACAACCTTATGAAAAGTAA
- a CDS encoding ABC transporter permease, whose translation MTKKLKEFLPSIIAVLIALTIGGIIMISKGVNPLFAYSDMAKAAFYQASPRAPFLSGLAKTLFTATPLIFSALAAMVAFKAGLFNIGAQGQMIAGGLAATFWAITFRNYILGNVFIVLIIAMAAGFLWAGIAGFLKSRFGVNEVISTIMLNYIIIEFQNYLLNGILKDPASGSTQSPKVFEGARLPLIFAKITKQNLNLGFVIVILLVIGIYFFFKYFKKGYEIKAVGLSETVAENSGINPKKIMFLAMGLAGICAGLGGAERVLGGSAQYAYTEVIMGDAGFTGLAVALLGKNSPFGILIAGIFYAALDVGGQALQLKYQVDKEIVLIIQALIIIFVASENLFKFFTLKRKEK comes from the coding sequence ATGACTAAGAAGTTAAAAGAATTTTTGCCGTCAATAATAGCGGTTCTTATTGCTTTGACTATTGGTGGAATAATAATGATATCAAAAGGAGTAAATCCTTTATTTGCTTATTCGGATATGGCAAAAGCCGCATTTTATCAGGCATCTCCCAGAGCACCGTTTTTAAGTGGATTGGCAAAAACATTGTTTACTGCAACACCGCTTATATTTTCCGCACTTGCGGCAATGGTGGCATTTAAAGCAGGATTATTCAATATAGGAGCTCAGGGTCAAATGATAGCAGGAGGATTGGCAGCTACATTTTGGGCAATTACATTTAGGAATTATATTTTAGGAAATGTATTTATAGTTTTAATTATTGCTATGGCAGCAGGATTTTTATGGGCAGGAATTGCAGGATTTTTGAAGTCCAGGTTTGGGGTAAATGAAGTAATAAGTACAATAATGCTTAATTATATCATCATAGAATTTCAGAATTATTTATTAAATGGAATATTGAAAGATCCTGCATCAGGAAGTACACAGTCACCTAAAGTTTTTGAAGGAGCAAGATTACCTCTTATATTTGCAAAAATTACGAAACAGAATTTGAATTTAGGTTTTGTAATAGTGATACTTCTTGTTATAGGAATTTACTTTTTCTTCAAATATTTTAAAAAGGGATATGAAATAAAAGCAGTGGGATTAAGCGAAACTGTTGCTGAAAATTCAGGAATAAATCCGAAAAAAATAATGTTTCTCGCAATGGGACTGGCAGGAATTTGTGCAGGTCTTGGAGGAGCGGAAAGAGTTTTGGGAGGTTCTGCACAGTATGCATATACTGAAGTAATTATGGGAGATGCAGGGTTTACAGGACTTGCAGTGGCACTACTCGGTAAAAACAGTCCTTTCGGAATATTAATAGCCGGAATTTTCTATGCTGCACTTGATGTAGGTGGACAGGCTCTACAGTTGAAATATCAGGTAGATAAAGAAATAGTCCTTATTATTCAAGCATTAATAATAATTTTTGTAGCATCGGAAAACTTATTCAAATTCTTTACACTGAAGAGAAAGGAGAAATAA
- a CDS encoding ABC transporter ATP-binding protein → MSDYILEMKNMRKEFLGGKIVANDDITLKIKKGEIHAIVGENGAGKSTLMKILNGLYSPTSGEIYYKGKKTDIASPSVAANLGIGMVYQHFMLVETLTVAENMVLGFEPKIAGTFFDLNTARKQVREVSERYGLNIDPDAKVSDLSVGIHQRIEILKILFKGAELLIFDEPSAVLTPQEVVELYGIMRNLVKEGKTIIFITHKLQEVLDLSDNITVIRKGKDVGNLKTSEATKEKIANMMVGRVVLFEVKRPDVKLGDPIVKVENMVVKGENKVDRVKGISFEIREGEVLGVAGVEGNGQTELIEALAGLKKIESGTYTISNENLENKTPKIIKEKGLSHIPEDRHKRATINDFTIEENMVLGLQDTYQKGMLLDFSEIENKTKKNMEKYDIRPLDGKIRFGGLSGGNQQKVVVARELEKENKFIIAAQPTRGVDIGAIEMIHNTILNEKTKKKAIMLVSAELSEIMALSDRIAVMYSGRIVGMLDRKDATMEKLGILMAGGKLND, encoded by the coding sequence ATGAGTGACTATATTTTAGAAATGAAGAACATGAGAAAAGAATTTTTAGGCGGGAAAATAGTCGCTAATGATGATATCACTCTAAAAATAAAAAAAGGTGAAATTCATGCAATAGTAGGAGAAAACGGAGCCGGAAAATCTACTCTTATGAAAATACTTAACGGCCTTTATTCACCTACATCGGGAGAAATATACTATAAAGGAAAGAAAACCGATATAGCAAGCCCTTCTGTAGCTGCAAATCTGGGTATAGGAATGGTTTATCAGCATTTTATGTTAGTAGAAACTCTGACTGTTGCTGAAAATATGGTATTGGGCTTTGAACCAAAAATCGCAGGAACATTTTTTGATTTGAATACTGCACGAAAGCAGGTAAGGGAAGTATCCGAAAGATATGGACTGAACATTGATCCTGATGCGAAAGTATCCGATTTATCTGTCGGTATACATCAAAGGATTGAAATACTGAAAATATTGTTTAAGGGTGCAGAGCTTCTTATATTTGATGAACCAAGTGCAGTGCTGACTCCTCAAGAAGTCGTGGAACTCTACGGTATTATGAGAAATCTTGTAAAAGAAGGGAAAACGATAATATTTATAACTCACAAATTACAGGAGGTTCTTGATTTATCAGATAATATAACAGTTATAAGAAAAGGAAAAGATGTAGGAAATCTGAAAACTTCCGAAGCGACAAAGGAAAAAATCGCAAATATGATGGTGGGAAGAGTGGTACTTTTTGAAGTAAAAAGGCCTGATGTAAAATTAGGTGATCCGATAGTAAAAGTGGAAAATATGGTGGTTAAAGGTGAAAATAAAGTGGACAGAGTAAAAGGAATATCCTTTGAAATAAGAGAAGGTGAAGTGCTGGGAGTTGCGGGAGTTGAAGGAAACGGTCAGACAGAGCTCATTGAAGCACTGGCGGGACTTAAAAAAATTGAAAGCGGAACATATACAATTTCCAATGAGAACCTTGAAAATAAAACTCCTAAAATAATAAAAGAAAAAGGACTTTCCCACATACCTGAAGATAGACATAAAAGAGCAACTATCAATGATTTTACAATCGAGGAAAATATGGTTTTAGGATTACAGGACACATATCAAAAAGGAATGTTACTGGATTTTTCAGAAATAGAAAATAAAACGAAAAAAAATATGGAAAAATACGATATAAGACCATTAGACGGAAAAATCAGATTTGGGGGATTATCAGGAGGAAATCAGCAGAAAGTGGTTGTTGCAAGGGAACTGGAAAAAGAAAATAAATTTATAATAGCTGCTCAACCTACAAGGGGAGTTGATATAGGAGCTATTGAAATGATACATAATACAATTTTAAATGAAAAAACAAAGAAAAAAGCGATAATGCTAGTTTCGGCAGAACTATCGGAAATAATGGCACTTAGTGACAGAATAGCCGTGATGTACTCAGGCAGAATTGTCGGAATGCTAGATAGAAAAGATGCAACAATGGAAAAACTAGGTATACTAATGGCAGGAGGAAAATTAAATGACTAA
- the uvrC gene encoding excinuclease ABC subunit UvrC, with product MDKIKSPVEYKNIPENPGVYLMKNEKGKIIYVGKAKNLKNRVSSYFKNISSHNVKTSELVKNIADIEFFICKTEVEALILENNLIKKNRPKYNILLKDEKTYPYIKFTREKFPKIEIVRSTKRLEEKADYFGPYPMGIFFAVKSLLKIFPIRDCNRNMEKVTKPCLKYYMNTCTAPCLYKNIEKEYNEDIENFKNFLKGHQNQLLNNLEKKMRDFSENMEFERAIAEREKITALKRMLQTQIIEYSKEIDEDVFVFEEVGETVFLCVLNIREGKVINKSHIKISLERSQEDSLFERLITLYYEKRNIPKNIICDVKYIENESLIKEWAKIERKKEIKLHFPKVNNRRQKLLEMGYLNLNEEVEKHFRQKKIIQEGLQKLKIELQLKEQPFRIECFDISNIQGKDAVAAMTVAINGEPEPKEYRHFKITVKDTPDDFLMMREALTRRYSKLSPENFPDLILIDGGKGQLGVAVDVLEKMDKMEYTDIISIAKREEEIFKSYEKTPYIFQRNDETLKILQRLRDEAHRFGITYHRKLRSKRNIKSALDDIEGIGPKRKKELIRKFGTIENIRNATIEELIEIVPEKVAFSIKENL from the coding sequence ATGGATAAAATAAAATCACCTGTGGAATATAAAAATATACCGGAAAATCCCGGTGTTTATCTTATGAAAAATGAAAAAGGGAAAATTATATATGTAGGAAAAGCTAAAAATCTGAAAAACAGAGTTTCTTCATATTTTAAAAATATAAGTTCCCATAATGTGAAAACTTCTGAACTTGTAAAAAATATAGCAGATATAGAGTTTTTTATATGTAAAACTGAAGTAGAAGCTCTAATTCTTGAAAATAATCTTATTAAAAAAAATAGACCTAAATATAATATTTTACTAAAAGATGAAAAAACATATCCTTATATAAAATTTACAAGGGAAAAATTTCCTAAAATAGAAATTGTGAGAAGTACAAAGAGATTAGAGGAGAAAGCTGATTATTTCGGTCCTTATCCTATGGGGATATTTTTTGCAGTCAAATCTCTACTTAAAATATTTCCGATAAGAGATTGTAACAGAAATATGGAAAAGGTTACAAAGCCTTGTCTTAAATATTATATGAATACCTGTACCGCTCCTTGTCTGTACAAAAATATTGAAAAAGAATATAATGAAGATATAGAAAATTTTAAAAACTTTTTAAAGGGTCATCAAAATCAACTTCTCAATAACCTTGAGAAAAAAATGAGAGATTTCAGTGAAAATATGGAATTTGAAAGGGCTATTGCCGAAAGGGAAAAAATAACAGCATTAAAAAGAATGTTACAAACTCAGATTATAGAATATAGTAAAGAAATAGATGAAGATGTATTTGTATTTGAGGAAGTGGGAGAAACTGTATTTTTATGTGTATTGAATATAAGAGAAGGAAAAGTGATAAATAAAAGCCATATAAAGATTTCTCTTGAAAGAAGTCAGGAAGACAGTCTGTTTGAAAGGCTTATTACTCTATATTATGAAAAAAGGAACATACCGAAAAATATAATATGTGATGTGAAATATATTGAAAATGAAAGTCTTATAAAGGAATGGGCTAAAATTGAAAGAAAAAAAGAAATTAAATTACATTTTCCTAAAGTCAACAATAGACGTCAGAAGCTTTTGGAAATGGGATATTTAAACTTAAATGAAGAAGTTGAAAAACATTTCAGGCAAAAAAAAATTATTCAGGAAGGGTTGCAAAAATTAAAAATCGAGTTACAATTAAAAGAGCAGCCATTTAGAATTGAATGTTTCGATATTTCAAATATTCAGGGAAAGGACGCCGTTGCAGCAATGACTGTGGCAATAAATGGTGAACCTGAACCAAAAGAATACAGACATTTTAAAATAACTGTAAAAGACACTCCTGATGACTTTTTAATGATGAGGGAAGCCCTGACAAGGAGATATTCAAAGTTGTCCCCTGAAAATTTTCCTGATTTAATTCTTATTGACGGAGGAAAAGGTCAACTTGGAGTAGCAGTGGATGTTCTTGAAAAGATGGATAAAATGGAATATACTGATATAATAAGTATAGCTAAAAGAGAAGAAGAAATTTTTAAAAGTTACGAAAAAACTCCTTATATTTTTCAAAGAAATGATGAGACTCTTAAAATTTTACAAAGATTGAGAGATGAAGCCCACAGATTTGGAATAACGTATCATAGAAAATTAAGAAGTAAAAGAAATATAAAGAGTGCTTTAGATGATATAGAAGGAATAGGACCAAAAAGGAAAAAAGAGCTTATACGTAAATTCGGAACAATAGAAAATATAAGAAATGCCACAATAGAAGAATTGATTGAAATAGTTCCCGAAAAAGTTGCATTTTCCATAAAAGAAAATTTATAG